In Halorhabdus tiamatea SARL4B, a genomic segment contains:
- the purF gene encoding amidophosphoribosyltransferase produces MDEKCGVVGISLQNREAARPIYYSLYALQHRGQESAGIVTHDGFQQYSHIGMGLVGDVFGPDDIDALNGSVGIGHVRYPTAGSVDSSCAQPFTVSFKSGSLALSHNGNLVNADDVRDELAELGHAFTSDGDTEVIAHDLARNLLEADLVRAVKRTMQRIHGSYSLTITHDDTVLGLRDPEGNRPLCLGKVEDGYVIASESSAVDTLDGEVIRDVRPGELIVLQPDGAGYDSYQLVENDRTAHCFFEHVYFARPDSEIDGKLVYDTRRELGRKLYEESGIDTDVVLPVPDSGRAFASGYAAAAEDVEFAEGLMKNRYVGRTFIMPTQDERERAVRLKLNPIKNTIEGKSVTLIDDSIVRGTTSTQLLDLLRDAGAEEIHLRIGSPPIVAPCYMGIDMASRDELIAGDRSIEEIRETIGADSLSYLSIDAISETLGTAREDLCLGCVTGEYPYDIDGEATDREIARPVIDGPDVADD; encoded by the coding sequence ATGGACGAGAAGTGCGGCGTAGTCGGCATTTCCTTGCAGAACCGTGAGGCCGCACGCCCGATTTACTATTCTCTCTACGCGCTTCAGCATCGCGGCCAGGAATCGGCCGGGATCGTGACCCACGACGGCTTCCAGCAGTACAGCCACATCGGGATGGGACTGGTGGGTGACGTCTTCGGTCCCGACGACATCGACGCGCTCAACGGATCGGTCGGGATCGGCCACGTTCGGTATCCGACCGCCGGGAGTGTCGATTCGAGCTGTGCCCAGCCATTCACTGTCTCGTTTAAGAGTGGCTCGCTCGCGCTGAGTCACAACGGCAACCTCGTCAACGCCGACGACGTTCGCGACGAGCTCGCGGAACTCGGCCACGCGTTCACCTCGGACGGTGACACGGAGGTCATCGCCCACGACCTCGCGCGCAACCTCCTCGAGGCGGATCTGGTCCGGGCGGTCAAGCGGACGATGCAACGCATCCACGGCTCGTATTCGCTGACGATCACCCACGACGACACCGTCCTCGGCCTTCGTGATCCGGAAGGCAATCGGCCGCTGTGTCTCGGCAAAGTCGAGGACGGGTACGTCATCGCATCGGAATCGTCCGCGGTCGATACCCTCGATGGCGAAGTGATCCGGGACGTTCGACCGGGCGAACTCATCGTTCTCCAACCGGACGGAGCCGGGTACGACTCCTATCAACTCGTCGAGAACGACCGGACGGCCCACTGCTTTTTCGAGCACGTCTACTTTGCCCGTCCCGACTCCGAGATCGACGGGAAACTCGTCTACGACACCCGACGAGAACTCGGGCGGAAGCTCTACGAGGAGTCCGGCATCGACACCGACGTCGTCCTTCCGGTCCCTGACTCGGGGCGGGCCTTCGCCTCCGGGTATGCGGCCGCTGCCGAGGACGTCGAGTTCGCCGAGGGCCTGATGAAGAACCGATACGTCGGCCGGACGTTCATCATGCCGACCCAGGACGAGCGTGAACGGGCCGTCCGACTGAAACTCAACCCGATCAAGAACACGATCGAGGGCAAAAGCGTCACGCTGATCGACGACTCGATCGTCCGCGGGACGACTTCGACGCAACTGCTCGATCTCCTCCGGGACGCCGGAGCCGAGGAGATTCACCTCCGGATCGGCTCGCCGCCGATCGTCGCTCCGTGTTACATGGGGATCGACATGGCGTCTCGTGACGAACTCATCGCCGGCGACCGCTCGATCGAGGAGATCCGCGAGACGATCGGGGCCGACAGCCTGTCGTACCTCTCGATCGACGCCATCTCCGAGACGCTCGGGACTGCCCGCGAGGATCTCTGTCTCGGCTGTGTCACCGGCGAGTACCCCTACGATATCGACGGCGAGGCCACAGACCGTGAAATCGCACGCCCCGTCATCGACGGGCCGGACGTGGCCGACGACTGA
- a CDS encoding 50S ribosomal protein L37e codes for MTGKGTASQGKKNKTTHVKCRRCGEKSYHVTKGVCASCGFGKSAKRRDYAWQEKAGE; via the coding sequence ATGACTGGGAAAGGAACTGCGAGCCAGGGCAAGAAGAACAAGACGACCCACGTCAAGTGCCGACGGTGTGGCGAGAAGTCCTATCACGTCACGAAAGGCGTCTGTGCGTCGTGTGGCTTCGGGAAGTCCGCCAAGCGCCGCGACTACGCCTGGCAAGAGAAGGCCGGCGAATAA
- a CDS encoding LSM domain-containing protein — translation MSDQPHDVLEDAIGSVVAVDLKDGEVLEGELSGYDQHLNLVLSADEDTTIIRGDNVVSIHL, via the coding sequence ATGAGTGATCAACCGCATGACGTGCTCGAGGACGCGATCGGGTCGGTAGTCGCGGTCGATTTGAAGGACGGCGAGGTTCTCGAGGGCGAACTCTCCGGGTACGACCAGCATCTGAATCTGGTGCTGTCGGCGGACGAAGACACAACGATTATACGCGGCGACAACGTCGTCTCGATACACCTATGA
- a CDS encoding M20/M25/M40 family metallo-hydrolase, giving the protein MDDTRRDFLESLLDTASPSGFERSSQQVWIEYVSQFADEIRTDDYGNAVAVHEGDGECEIAIAGHGDEIGFMVRDITEDGYLRLSRIGGSDRTVTRGQHVTVHTDDGPVSGVVGQTAIHLRDRDEDAVADVAEQHVDIGVSDGEAARDRVEIGDSVTFTSGLHSLAGTRLSARGMDNSVGIWTAAEALRRASEADAAATVYAVSTVQEELGLQGAKMVGFDLDPDAVVAVDVTHATDTPDVPGKRSSDVELGGGPVVARGSVNHPRLVESLRSVADEEGLDVQLEATGIQTGTDADAFYTQRGGIPSVNLGLPNRYMHTPVEVIDTEDLTDAAALLGAFAVTAESFAPFGVDFEAGDGA; this is encoded by the coding sequence TCTGGAGTCGTTGCTCGATACCGCGAGCCCGTCGGGGTTCGAACGCTCGAGCCAGCAGGTCTGGATCGAGTATGTCTCGCAGTTCGCCGACGAGATCCGTACCGACGACTACGGCAACGCCGTCGCGGTCCACGAGGGCGACGGCGAGTGCGAGATCGCGATCGCCGGCCACGGCGACGAGATCGGCTTCATGGTCCGTGACATTACCGAGGACGGCTATCTCCGACTGTCGCGTATCGGCGGGTCCGATCGGACGGTCACTCGCGGCCAACACGTTACCGTTCACACCGACGACGGCCCCGTCTCCGGTGTCGTCGGCCAGACGGCGATCCACCTGCGTGATCGCGACGAGGACGCGGTTGCGGACGTCGCCGAACAGCACGTCGACATCGGTGTTTCAGACGGAGAAGCCGCACGCGACCGCGTCGAGATCGGCGATTCGGTGACGTTCACCTCGGGGCTGCACTCGCTCGCGGGGACGCGCCTGTCGGCCCGTGGGATGGACAACAGCGTCGGGATCTGGACGGCCGCCGAGGCGCTGCGTCGAGCCAGCGAGGCCGACGCGGCGGCGACGGTCTACGCTGTGAGCACCGTCCAGGAAGAACTCGGTCTCCAGGGTGCGAAGATGGTCGGGTTCGACCTCGATCCCGACGCCGTCGTTGCGGTCGACGTCACGCACGCGACCGACACACCCGACGTGCCGGGCAAGCGATCCAGCGACGTCGAACTCGGCGGCGGGCCGGTCGTCGCGCGCGGCAGTGTGAACCACCCGCGACTCGTCGAGTCACTCCGCTCGGTCGCCGACGAGGAGGGTCTCGACGTCCAACTCGAAGCGACTGGCATCCAGACCGGGACCGACGCCGACGCGTTCTACACCCAGCGTGGCGGGATCCCGTCGGTCAATCTCGGGCTCCCAAACCGTTACATGCACACCCCCGTCGAAGTGATCGACACCGAGGATCTGACGGATGCCGCGGCGCTACTCGGTGCGTTCGCCGTCACCGCCGAGTCATTTGCGCCCTTCGGCGTGGACTTCGAGGCGGGCGACGGGGCGTAA